The following proteins come from a genomic window of Leishmania major strain Friedlin complete genome, chromosome 1:
- a CDS encoding putative eukaryotic initiation factor 4a (previous protein_id=AAC24684.1), with amino-acid sequence MAQNDKIAPQDQDSFLDDQPGVRPIPSFDDMPLHQNLLRGIYSYGFEKPSSIQQRAIAPFTRGGDIIAQAQSGTGKTGAFSIGLLQRLDFRHNLIQGLVLSPTRELALQTAEVISRIGEFLSNSSKFCETFVGGTRVQDDLRKLQAGVIVAVGTPGRVSDVIKRGALRTESLRVLVLDEADEMLSQGFADQIYEIFRFLPKDIQVALFSATMPEEVLELTKKFMRDPVRILVKRESLTLEGIKQFFIAVEEEHKLDTLMDLYETVSIAQSVIFANTRRKVDWIAEKLNQSNHTVSSMHAEMPKSDRERVMNTFRSGSSRVLVTTDLVARGIDVHHVNIVINFDLPTNKENYLHRIGRGGRYGRKGVAINFVTEKDVELLHEIEAHYHTQIDELPVDFAAYLGE; translated from the coding sequence ATGGCGCAGAATGATAAGATCGCCCCCCAGGACCAGGACTCCTTCCTCGATGACCAGCCCGGCGTTCGCCCGATCCCGTCCTTCGACGACATGCCGCTGCACCAGAACCTGCTGCGTGGCATCTACTCGTACGGGTTCGAGAAGCCGTCCAGcatccagcagcgcgcgatAGCCCCCTtcacgcgcggcggcgacatcaTCGCGCAGGCCCAGTCCGGTACCGGCAAGACGGGTGCCTTCTCCATCggtctgctgcagcgcctggaCTTCCGCCACAACCTGATCCAGGGCCTCGTGCTCTCCCCCACTCGCGAGCTGGCCCTGCAGACGGCGGAGGTGATCAGCCGCATCGGTGAGTTCCTGTCGAACAGCTCCAAGTTCTGCGAGACCTTTGTCggcggcacgcgcgtgcaggatGACCTGCGCAAGCTGCAGGCCGGCGTCATCGTTGCCGTGGGCACGCCGGGCCGCGTGTCCGACGTGATCAAGCgtggcgcgctgcgcacagagtcgctgcgcgtgctggtgcTCGACGAGGCTGATGAGATGCTGTCTCAGGGCTTCGCGGACCAGATTTACGAGATCTTCCGCTTCCTGCCGAAGGACATCCAGGTCGCGCTCTTCTCCGCCACGATGCCGGAGGAGGTACTGGAGCTGACGAAGAAGTTCATGCGCGACCCCGTGCGTATTCTCGTGAAGCGCGAGAGCCTGACGCTGGAGGGCATCAAGCAGTTCTTCATCGCCGTCGAAGAGGAGCACAAGCTGGACACGCTGATGGACCTGTACGAGACCGTGTCCATCGCGCAGTCCGTCATCTTCGCCAACACGCGCCGCAAGGTGGACTGGATCGCCGAGAAGCTGAACCAGAGCAACCACACCGTCAGCAGCATGCACGCCGAGATGCCCAAGAGCGACCGCGAGCGCGTCATGAACACcttccgcagcggcagctcccGCGTGCTCGTCACGACCGACCTCGTGGCGCGCGGTATCGATGTGCACCACGTGAACATCGTCATCAACTTCGACCTGCCAACGAACAAGGAGAACTACCTGCATCGCATtggtcgcggcggccgctaCGGCCGTAAGGGTGTTGCCATCAACTTCGTGACGGAGAAGGACGTGGAGCTACTGCACGAGATCGAGGCGCACTACCACACGCAGATCGACGAGCTCCCGGTCGACTTCGCTGCCTACCTTGGCGAGTAA
- a CDS encoding conserved hypothetical protein (previous protein_id=AAC24686.1) produces MFTHTVPSRHTAAAGAASAGSTSSSSTHSVRMHGPLQASTRGASGVPAAPATAATNSSNSADSVVDARRGGMKGTAVARATAPASSHHRSEHDSRVDTEGSDSAVRHTTPAAAASSFSDQGLRQLPQQRRGTTASTATPPGSARAPHHSDADVARVRAALAEAGYPNPSWYDIERVFAQLAVNQDDEDGNVAARHRDTTPTPSAAYPSRRVVQEDTLEEGHGAVYYHNTHGAAITPPPVSPPQQQQQQEDYPTESSGLLQRLEPSLRLQRYIQLRERELEKLCLRPSSSAPHAQQQRQPPVSPAAHASGTLPGHSRDTPHASQVKASSLRGAPGERAGKQPQRRRSSAAAVPHAERIRSDGDAVGTGAAASGDAQVTVMAAHHRRAANIVFDATGDQRFRFFPTTRTPPGTGTLVAMARVPRTSSSSASTTVLTGAAPAASLGSYHNYYQCPRPSSCSTVGGQVSYLDPEGRTLRRKADPVKRGEQMRLLWAKDSFLSQRDRPREAWRTRQITMAYGQGADSGEIHHG; encoded by the coding sequence ATGTTCACGCATACGGTGCCATCTcgccacaccgcggccgccggcgccgcctctgcaggatcgacgtcgtcgtcatctACCCACTCTGTGCGTATGCACGGGCCGCTACAGGCTAGCACGCGGGGTGCGAGCGGTGTTCCCGCAGCaccagcgacagcagcgacgaacagcagcaacagcgccgATAGCGTTGTAGATGCACGTCGCGGTGGCATGAAGGGCACCGCAGTTGCTCGCGCCACTGCCCCTGCGTCGTCCCACCACCGCTCAGAGCATGACTCGCGCGTGGACACGGAAGGTTCCGACAGCGCGGTAAGGCATACCACcccagctgccgcagcttcgTCATTCTCCGACCAAGGACTACGCCAactgccacagcagcggcgcggcaccaCAGCGTCCACAGCCACGCCGCCTGGTAGCGCCCGCGCCCCTCACCATAGCGACGCAGATGTCGCGAGAGTACGAGCAGCGTTGGCGGAAGCCGGATACCCGAACCCCTCCTGGTACGACATCGAGCGCGTCTTTGCGCAGCTTGCTGTGAACCAGGACGATGAGGATGGCAATGTAGCTGCCAGACACCGCGATACGACACCGACTCCGTCCGCAGCGTACCCCTCGCGGCGCGTCGTGCAGGAAGATACGCTTGAAGAGGGGCATGGGGCGGTGTACTACCACAACACCCACGGCGCAGCCATCACCCCGCCACCAGTATCGccacctcagcagcagcaacagcaggaGGATTACCCGACCGAGTCCAGCGGCCTTCTTCAACGCCTCGAGCCGTCGttgcgcctgcagcgctacatccagctgcgcgagcgggAGCTGGAAAAGCTGTGCTTGCGGCCCTCTTCCAGCGCCCCTCACGcgcaacagcaacggcagccgcctGTCTcaccagcggcgcacgctTCCGGGACACTACCCGGCCACAGCCGTGACACGCCACACGCCTCTCAAGTGAAGGCATCAAGTTTGAGAGGAGCACCGGGCGAGAGAGCTGgaaagcagccgcagcggcggcgcagctctgcTGCGGCCGTGCCACACGCGGAACGCATACGTAGTGACGGCGATGCTGTTGGCACAGGGGCGGCTGCCTCTGGTGACGCGCAGGTGACGGTCATGGCCGCCCATCACCGTCGTGCGGCGAACATCGTCTTCGACGCGACGGGCGATCAGCGCTTCCGTTTCTTTCCCACAACGCGTACGCCACCGGGAACCGGCACGTTGGTCGCGATGGCACGCGTCCCTCGCACatcatcgtcgtcggcgtcgacgaCAGTCCTCACaggcgccgcgccggccgCAAGCCTCGGGAGCTACCACAACTACTACCAGTGCCCTCGACCGAGCTCGTGCAGCACTGTGGGGGGGCAGGTGTCCTACCTCGACCCGGAGGGgcgcacgctgcggcgcaaGGCAGATCCGGTGAAGCGCGGCGAGCAGATGCGCCTCTTGTGGGCGAAGGACAGCTTCCTGTCGCAGCGGGACCGCCCGCGCGAAGCGTGGCGCACTCGGCAGATCACCATGGCGTATGGCCAGGGTGCCGACAGTGGCGAAATACACCACGGATAG
- a CDS encoding conserved hypothetical protein (previous protein_id=AAC24687.1), giving the protein MHPPPPFFLRASYILQNIHLSRHPDLLMSRAASIPSAAVRWCLALAPPLPTASSVSLRSAAAVVESHRHDRPRLAPVAVLSAIALTNSRRLSAAPHSLPFLYRRPSGLRACCTSGNGCRSIRLAAPSPASAGAAAASASVTTPTPSAPAPAQRERHVCPECGKRFLCEPNLVRHRATRHGVQVASATEVARAQIAARNARLQQELARVQARVRQLRDGGGTAATAVLAVDAASAYPSAVLTGRLMQVDEAVERAWRHSGRGLGTGISFVSCVGTVRGPVEVGTLRGATPASASDSPAAGPRVLQFVLEAHGYRERRPGQLKMYRSHLLVRYVAWQPYHCYGDDDGAGSAAAPCPPATAPLLFKVQEGDLLRVQGHYALHSSYDMISKQSVENVVLEADAVGMLRPAPAKETSAAQRERDGSPTRQPFLSTSPPSRHATTPTAKDAISSAHDRCPGQDSAMSAAPCATAAAVASADDASPPKQRQSILSTRKKTASTKLSTTAPLQHQPR; this is encoded by the coding sequence AtgcatcctcctccacctttcTTTCTGCGTGCCTCATACATTCTGCAAAACATCCACCTCTCCCGCCACCCCGACCTGCTCATGTCGCGTGCCGCTTCCATCCCATCGGCCGCGGTGAGGTGGTGCTTGGCGCTTGCGCCGCCCTTGCCCACAGCGTCGTCGGTGTccctgcgcagcgctgccgctgttgtcgAGTCACATCGGCACGACAGGCCGAGACTCGCacccgtggcggtgctgtcaGCCATCGCATTGACCAACTCGCGCCGCCtcagcgccgcgccacacTCGTTGCCCTTTCTCTACCGTCGACCCTCTGGCTTGCGGGCGTGCTGTACCAGCGGCAACGGGTGCAGGTCCATTCGGTTAGCAGCACCATCGCCAGCGTCtgccggtgcggctgccgcatcCGCTAGCGTCACAACCCCGACGCCGTCTgcgccagcacctgcacagCGAGAGCGCCACGTCTGCCCCGAGTGTGGCAAGCGCTTCCTGTGTGAGCCAAACCTTGTCCGCCATCGCGCCACTCGCCACGGTGTGCAAGTTGCGTCTGCGACCGAGGTGGCGCGAGCGCAGATCGCCGCGCGCAACGCGCGGCTACAGCAGGAGCTTGCCCGCGTGCAGGCACGCGTGAGGCAGCtgcgcgatggcggcggcaccgctgccacagcgGTGCTCGCCGTCGATGCGGCCAGCGCCTACCCCAGCGCGGTGCTGACCGGGCGCTTGATGCAGgtcgacgaggcggtggagcgggCGTGGCGGCACAGCGGACGGGGGCTCGGCACTGGCATATCGTTTGTGAGCTGCGTCGGCACCGTGCGCGGCCCAGTGGAAGTCGGGACCCTGCGCGGGGCCACCCCTGCTTCCGCATCTGATAGTCCTGCTGCGGGGCCGCGCGTCCTGCAGTTTGTGCTAGAGGCGCACGGGTACCGGGAGCGCCGCCCTGGTCAGCTGAAGATGTACCGGTCGCACCTCCTGGTCCGCTACGTCGCCTGGCAGCCGTACCACTGCTACGGCGATGACGATGGCgcgggcagcgcggcagcaccctGTCCTCCCGCCactgcgccgctcctcttcaAGGTGCAGGAGGGCGACCTCCTGCGCGTGCAGGGGCACTACGCGCTGCACAGCAGCTACGACATGATATCGAAGCAGTCCGTGGAGAACGTCGTCTTGGAGGCGGACGCGGTCGGAATGCTGCGACCGGCACCCGCGAAGGAGACGTCAGCagcgcagagggagagagacggcagtCCGACGCGGCAGCCATTTTTGTCGACATCACCGCCCTCGCGGCACGCTACTACGCCGACGGCGAAAGACGCCATCAGCAGTGCCCATGATCGCTGCCCCGGCCAGGACTCGGCGATGTCTGCAGCACCGTGTGCCACGGCCGCGGCTGTGGCGTCTGCAGACgacgcgtcgccgccgaaaCAGCGGCAGTCGATACTGTCGACCCGAAAGAAGACGGCGTCGACGAAGCTGTCAACGACGGCACCGCTCCAACACCAACCGCGGTAG
- a CDS encoding putative calcium/potassium channel (CAKC) (previous protein_id=AAC24688.1): MDKRMSLWPVRMRLGRRSDRPQVFMDKHYAHPEQRFHSLRNFVEFLDQRHTNVSIFGLLTHTTMEVVSVAFYVWTSQVTAATSVTEFAWGLPVFIVELVLSIIFFLAWVGLFFFEPDKKAYLISWLSLVNAMTSIPMIVIGIGALKDSSWRSVWVPMYLRVWWLCDCLSVLIDYPQIARHTPEMWREMVRYFIRLFAVMCTCVGTHQIVESCSGVYVDLYDSLYLIIVAFATIGFGDVTAFTTPARIFMIAFIVIGICFFLPLFQRLSVIAERSQLHNTFSGGGSASWLRRGWKHPHVIICGQFSDLSVELLLRNFYAGWRKYLDTCIVLMAPEEHSPEVRLAANLPWLKGRVTLMVGDPAKPKDLDRAKARDADAIFLFGDSRSTAYYQDYTIIAQSVAVSLYDRNLPQHLLLHRNCTVKQISPYAASVLEVERILHHLLGLSMAHPGVVPLIVNLLRTYESLPSDITLSRHWVEQYEYSLRNDMYGLEIPDALRGREFRVLARSFFEKDVTLIGILNARSVVQLNPRELVPNAKKLILIAKTMKVAQDATDAIARDHEQTFGEEMLAAPDPDEHDRAKRRRARSRFLVHLRSSSSSSSSGVDGDVEDRNGAPKQRGDRWPRQTAHVSASRPATPTATTTDSQRTQPVRPHAAAAALENGNGLARAFPSVVSLHPSGSSIAAEGSSGDEFDARSSIVAASPSPPSSMRAPPVRSEALVRIDDAFDLENHFVVVDLSSAKAKDESSRYAQEAVNTAVAHDIFHVTMPVRQAYPANDIVLLTNDVSFGPYLDYYWSVHRQDSANPVKYISGCGLNTADLRRCNLERCAGCCVFYAGDVSRSGSTSAMSMLTVLSINEILHGIPAFPVVVELEGLANLPLFPPHAEDLRLRTKAEIDFVYEPNFIIGNAVSRLMLFPALQRTYFMEEFIDVMDVLISGHAPDTPALARLPLSLFQAELQTYEDVVVYCLKFGYLPIALQRRIVDVRNPSINGQRFVLTNPPRALPVNQQTDLLFYITPG, encoded by the coding sequence ATGGACAAGCGCATGTCGTTGTGGCCTGTGCGGATGCGGCTggggcgccgcagcgaccgaCCACAGGTATTCATGGACAAGCACTACGCACACCCGGAGCAGCGCTTCCACTCGCTGCGTAACTTCGTTGAGTTCCTCGACCAGCGCCACACCAACGTGTCGATCTTCGGCCTGCTCACGCACACCACCATGGAGGTCGTCTCCGTTGCCTTCTATGTGTGGACATCGCAGGTGACTGCTGCAACGTCGGTGACCGAGTTCGCGTGGGGCCTGCCGGTCTTCATCGTCGAGTTGGTGCTGAGCATCATTTTCTTTTTGGCGTGGGTCGGGCTGTTCTTCTTCGAGCCGGACAAGAAGGCATACCTCATCTCGTGGCTGTCGCTGGTGAACGCCATGACGAGCATTCCCATGATCGTGATCGGCATCGGCGCGCTCAAGGACTCGAGCTGGCGCTCCGTCTGGGTGCCCATGTACCTCCGCGTGTGGTGGCTTTGTGACTGCCTCAGCGTGCTCATCGACTACCCGCAGATCGCACGCCACACTCCGGAGATGTGGCGAGAGATGGTCCGCTACTTTATTCGGCTGTTTGCGGTCATGTGCACATGCGTTGGCACGCACCAGATCGTGGAGTCCTGCTCAGGGGTGTACGTGGACTTGTACGACTCCTTGTATCTTATTATCGTCGCCTTCGCCACGATCGGCTTCGGTGACGTCACTGCCTTTACGACACCAGCGCGCATCTTCATGATCGCGTTCATCGTCATTGGCATCTGCTTCTTCCTTCCATTGTTCCAGCGACTCTCTGTGATTGCCGAACGCAGCCAGCTCCACAACAccttcagcggcggcggctctgcgtcgtggctgcgccgcggctggAAGCACCCGCATGTGATCATCTGCGGGCAGTTCAGCGACCTCTCcgtcgagctgctgcttAGGAACTTCTACGCGGGCTGGCGCAAGTACCTTGACACATGCATCGTGCTCATGGCGCCGGAGGAGCACTCGCCGGAGGTGCGGCTGGCGGCGAACCTACCGTGGCTGAAGGGCCGCGTGACGCTCATGGTGGGCGACCCCGCGAAGCCGAAGGACCTGGACCGCGCCAAGGCacgcgacgccgacgccatTTTTCTGTTCGGCGACTCGCGCTCGACCGCCTACTACCAGGACTACACCATCATTGCGCAGTCTGTGGCGGTGAGCCTGTACGACCGGaacctgccgcagcacctgctgctgcaccgcaacTGCACGGTGAAGCAGATCAGCCCGTACGCGGCGAgcgtgctggaggtggagcgcaTACTGCACCACCTGTTGGGGCTGTCCATGGCGCATCCCGGCGTCGTGCCGCTCATCGTCAACCTCCTGCGCACCTACGAGTCGCTGCCGTCCGACATCACGCTGTCGCGGCACTGGGTGGAGCAGTACGAGTACTCGCTGCGCAACGACATGTACGGGCTAGAGATTCCggacgcgctgcgcgggcGCGAGTTCCGCGTGCTGGCACGATCCTTTTTTGAGAAGGACGTCACGCTCATCGGCATCCTCAACGCGCGCAGCGTCGTCCAGCTCAACCCTCGCGAGCTCGTTCCAAACGCGAAGAAGCTCATCCTGATCGCGAAGACGATGAAGGTGGCACAGGACGCCACCGACGCCATCGCGCGAGACCACGAGCAGACCTTTGGCGAGGAGATGCTTGCGGCGCCCGATCCTGATGAGCACGACCGTGCgaagcggcgacgcgcaAGGTCTCGCTtcctcgtccacctccgcagcagcagcagcagtagtaGTAGCGGTGTCGATGGCGATGTCGAAGACCGCAACGGTGCGCCAAAGCAACGTGGGGACCGGTGGCCGCGGCAGACCGCACACGTCAGCGCGTCGCGGCCCGCGACGCCAACGGCCACGACAACCGACTCGCAGAGAACGCAGCCGGTGCGACCacacgctgcggcagcagcgctagaGAACGGCAACGGCCTGGCGCGTGCCTTCCCCAGCGTAGTCTCGTTGCATcccagcggcagctccatcgccgctgagggcagcagcggcgacgagttTGACGCGAGGAGCAGCATTGTCGCTGcctcaccgtcgccgccgagctccatgcgcgcacctccggtgcgcagcgaggccCTGGTGCGTATCGACGACGCTTTCGACCTCGAGAACcacttcgtcgtcgtcgacctCTCCTCCGCCAAGGCCAAGGACGAGTCCAGCCGCTACGCGCAGGAGGCTGTCaacaccgccgtcgcgcacgACATCTTCCACGTCACAATGCCAGTGCGTCAGGCGTACCCCGCCAACGACATCGTCCTGCTCACCAACGACGTCAGCTTCGGCCCCTACCTCGACTACTACTGGAGCGTGCACCGCCAGGACAGCGCCAACCCTGTAAAGTAcatcagcggctgcggcctcAATACCGCCgacctgcgccgctgcaaccttgagcgctgcgccggctgctgcgtcttCTACGCCGGGGACGTCAGCCGCTCCggctccaccagcgccatGTCCATGCTTACCGTGCTGTCCATAAACGAGATCCTGCACGGCATCCCGGCCTTCCCCGTCGTCGTGGAGCTCGAGGGCCTCGCCAACCTGCCTCTGTTCCCGCCGCACGCCGAGGacctgcgcctgcgcacgaAGGCGGAGATCGACTTTGTGTACGAGCCAAACTTCATCATCGGCAACGCCGTCAGCCGCCTCATGCTGTTccccgcgctgcagcgcacctACTTCATGGAGGAATTCATCGACGTCATGGATGTGCTCATCAGCGGCCACGCTCCCGACACGCCCGCGCTCGCGcgcctgccgctgtcgctgttcCAGGCAGAGCTCCAGACCTACGAGGACGTCGTCGTCTACTGTCTCAAGTTTGGCTACCTGCCCAtcgctctgcagcgccgcatcgtCGACGTGCGCAACCCGTCCATCAACGGCCAGCGCTTCGTGCTCACGAacccgccgcgcgcgctgccagTGAACCAGCAGACGGACCTGCTCTTCTACATCACGCCAGGGTAG
- a CDS encoding potassium channel subunit-like protein (previous protein_id=AAC24689.1): MTGASPVMPAPDDAATSPTAAARFTAEDPTASTTTIPAAEASAAATHAHVHVNTKVFMVNLDQDVQTTVLGRFRNLQGTIHSQLRNLQNNVVDLRPSTGIPPEALHSPWVYHYNHSTLGIHSLRKLFDVIEQRYSHVSILLLLCNVGLEAAAFGIYLHVQNAHVTADWREFDWGLGYFIAEVLLSVVFMASWTSLLAVEAKKWNYVLNARSLMNYLSSGWMLLLALGALLTLDRAWTHVYAPMFLRVWWLHESLLSLLNYPQISVYFTENRLEMVRSMTQCIAVVGISVGVLQAVESFCGDPVEYFDMVYMMLLSFSSIGYGDVTPLTVQGRLLMIIFIGVGFSYFVPILQYVADLGVYHLSYAYYTTCFKRTDHVVICGHLGYNELRMQLKNIFAEDRHYLNMSVVLLLREQPSAQVLLLLNSPKYRSAVHLLVGDPGVPTDLDRCNARGAAAMFLLGAGTNSSYYSDYDLAAQTMTVNALVPDLPLYILLHRSRYTKSLMPSRAIVLEFERLNHNLLGLGCVLPGMIPLVANLMRMFDPMTTEALWELRDFKDLLGLSGSAASLRAMRKMWAPKRPMLTYGAATIELGLGAEPDWMSTYEASLAQHVDTVAAPPPVQRGHYTVVRLARLLYRTNITLIGVVRSSGNGDSVVELAPRGSLVGVKKLIVICDVRRAAQDIVDEIVNDATRGSTSSAAAGAPAIRSPPPAGVQATAVTVVPIPAKEDAGAVWNSSTTTTTIAPTARASQMPLKPAAAPAPATAATVIGASAVELPRRLHRVACERAAEARMPHNDSSLVLSAAIAAEDDDNDDDEDALIGALASPVLLDAVGRGRPACVDARVGVPATVSPSSLVFAAAAAHSVLRVEPDVRHLANHYVFIDLSSAHERTNWSREAAVESRTAKAADYYDIMRPVRQHDPDSNIVLLANDTNYDSLNNMWEEEDVTGSLIVVQGCGLFTSDLRRCNVTKAAAIVIFSAGDRCDEHGDSLSVLVMQLVRQLIGEDRHGSAADIPIVVEVDHAELVPLFAPAMTLGKDVKAAEWVLEPSFMSGCVVCRHMLDTGLQEMYFTPELHDVLEQLLSSKSESLLVTVMAPDAAWTVYEDATSFGIDSGLLPLAIHRFHEMIRDDTSVSFRYIITNPPPSFPLHPDDFIYCLKLCDP, from the coding sequence atgaCTGGCGCGTCGCCGGTGATGCCGGCGCCAGATGACGCAGCGACGTCccccactgccgccgcgcgcttCACCGCCGAGGACCCGACCGCCAGCACAACGACGATTCCAGCCGCCGAggcatccgccgccgcgacccACGCCCACGTGCACGTCAACACGAAGGTGTTCATGGTCAACCTCGACCAGGATGTGCAGACAACGGTACTTGGCCGTTTCCGAAACCTGCAGGGCACCATACACTCACAGCTGCGCAACCTGCAGAACAACGTTGTCGACCTGCGCCCCTCCACCGGCATCCCCCCCGAGGCGCTGCACAGCCCATGGGTCTATCACTACAACCACTCCACCCTCGGCATCCACAGCCTCCGTAAGCTGTTCGACGTCATCGAGCAGCGCTACTCGCACGTGTCTATCCTGCTGCTCTTGTGCAACGTCGGCCTcgaggccgccgccttcgGCATCTACCTTCACGTGCAGAACGCCCACGTCACGGCGGACTGGCGCGAGTTTGACTGGGGCCTCGGCTACTTCATCGCCGAGGTGCTGCTCAGCGTCGTCTTTATGGCCAGCTGGacctcgctgctggcggtggaggcTAAGAAGTGGAACTACGTACTCAACGCGCGCTCGCTCATGAACTacctcagcagcggctggatgctgctgctcgcgctcggcgcgctcctcACGCTGGACCGGGCCTGGACGCACGTCTACGCACCCATGTTCCTGCGCGTGTGGTGGCTGCACGAAAGCCTACTGTCGCTGCTGAACTACCCGCAGATCAGCGTCTATTTCACCGAGAACCGACTCGAGATGGTGCGCTCCATGACCCAGtgcatcgccgtcgttggcatcagcgtcggcgtcctcCAGGCCGTCGAGAGCTTCTGCGGCGACCCTGTCGAGTACTTCGACATGGTCTACATGATGCTGCTGTCCTTCTCGTCCATCGGCTACGGCGACGTGACGCCGCTCACGGTGCAAGGCCGCCTTCTCATGATCATCTTCATTGGTGTCGGCTTCAGCTACTTCGTGCCCATCCTGCAATACGTGGCCGACCTCGGCGTGTACCACCTCTCCTATGCGTACTACACCACGTGTTTCAAGCGCACAGACCACGTCGTGATATGCGGCCACCTCGGCTACAACGAGCTGCGCATGCAGCTGAAGAACATATTTGCCGAGGACCGGCATTACCTGAACATGAGCGTGGtcctgctgctccgcgaGCAGCCGTccgcgcaggtgctgctgttgctcaACTCCCCCAAGTACCGCAGCGctgtgcacctcctcgtcggcgatCCGGGGGTCCCGACGGACCTCGATCGCTGCAACgcgcgcggtgccgctgccatgTTCCTCTTGGGTGCGGGTACCAACTCCAGCTACTACAGCGACTACGACCTGGCCGCGCAGACCATGACTGTCAACGCGCTCGTCCCCGATCTTCCGCTGTACatcctgctgcaccgctcaCGCTACACAAAGTCTTTGATGCCAAGTCGCGCCATCGTGCTGGAGTTCGAGCGACTGAACCACAACCTGCTGGGGCTGGGCTGCGTGCTGCCGGGCATGATACCCCTTGTCGCGAATCTCATGCGCATGTTCGACCCCATGACGACGGAGGCGCTCTGGGAGCTCCGCGACTTCAAGGACCTCCTCGGGCTCAGTggcagcgcggcgagctTGCGCGCGATGCGGAAGATGTGGGCGCCCAAACGCCCCATGCTCACCTACGGCGCCGCGACCATCGAACTGGGCCTCGGTGCGGAGCCGGACTGGATGAGCACGTACGAGGCGTcactcgcgcagcacgtggacacggtagcggcgccgccgccggtgcagcggggCCACTACACCGTCGTCCGCCTGGCACGCTTGCTGTACCGCACGAATATAACGCTCATCGGtgtcgtgcgcagcagcggaaacgGCGACAGTGTCGTCGAGCTGGCACCACGCGGCTCGCTGGTCGGCGTGAAGAAGCTCATCGTCATCTGCgacgtgcgccgcgccgcgcaggACATCGTGGACGAGATCGTCAACGACGCCacacgcggcagcaccagcagcgccgcggccggcgcACCCGCCATCcgctcaccaccgccggccgGCGTGCAGGCCACCGCTGTCACGGTCGTGCCCATCCCCGCCAAAGAAGACGCCGGCGCTGTCTGGAACTCCagcaccacgaccaccactatCGCGCCAACCGCGCGCGCCAGCCAGATGCCGCTGaagccagcggcggcaccagcaccagccacagcagcaactgTTATCGGTGCCAGCGCGGTGGaactgccgcggcggctgcaccgcgtggcatgcgagcgcgctgcggaggcgcGGATGCCGCACAACGACTCGAGCCTCGtgctcagcgccgccatcgccgcagaAGACGAtgacaacgacgacgacgaagacgcgcTGATTGGGGCGCTGGCGTCGCcagtgctgctggacgcggTGGGTCGCGGCCGCCCGGCTTGCGTGGACGCCAGGGTAGGCGTACCGGCCACGGTAAGCCCGTCCTCACTGgtgttcgccgccgccgccgcgcacagcGTGCTGCGCGTGGAGCCGGACGTGCGCCACCTCGCCAACCACTACGTCTTCATCGATCTCTCCAGCGCACACGAACGCACCAACTGGTCGCGCGAGGCTGCCGTCGAGTCGCGCACCGCCAAGGCGGCCGACTACTACGACATCATGCGCCCGGTGCGCCAGCACGATCCCGACAGCAACATCGTGCTGCTCGCGAACGACACCAACTACGACAGCCTCAACAACATgtgggaagaggaggacgtcACCGGCTCCCTCATCGTCGTGCAGGGATGCGGCCTCTTCACATCCgacctgcgccgctgcaacgTCACCAAGGCGGCCGCCATCGTCATCTTCTCCGCCGGCGATCGCTGCGACGAACACGGCGACTCGCTCTCCGTGCTCGTCAtgcagctggtgcgccaGCTCATCGGCGAGGAcaggcacggcagcgccgccgacatccCCATCGTCGTCGAGGTCGATCACGCCGAACTGGTGCCACTTTTCGCGCCCGCCATGACCCTCGGCAAGGACGTCAAGGCGGCGGAGTGGGTATTGGAGCCAAGCTTCATGTCTGGCTGCGTCGTGTGCCGCCACATGCTCGACACAGGCCTGCAGGAAATGTACTTCACTCCCGAGCTGCACGACGTGCTagagcagctgctgtcgTCCAAGTCGGAGTCGCTGCTCGTCACCGTCATGGCGCCGGACGCGGCGTGGACCGTCTACGAAGACGCCACGTCGTTCGGCATCGACAGcggcctgctgccgctcgctATCCACCGCTTCCACGAGATGATCAGAGACGACACCAGCGTTTCCTTTCGCTACATCATCACCAACCCGCCGCCTTCCTTCCCGCTGCACCCCGACGACTTCATCTACTGCCTCAAGCTGTGTGACCCGTAG